From Odontesthes bonariensis isolate fOdoBon6 chromosome 21, fOdoBon6.hap1, whole genome shotgun sequence, a single genomic window includes:
- the psmg3 gene encoding proteasome assembly chaperone 3 translates to MGTNKMSESVNSKQVKKEVNGISTEVVCTEFSNYIFVVLTQYGKVGTLISVTSDSRSNDISTPTFSTKVLLGKDEPLTHVCAKNLASTIAQQAGRPILLGLALKDTSMDSIKQIKEIIESCKVW, encoded by the exons ATGGG GACTAACAAAATGTCTGAGTCCGTCAATTCAAAGCAAGTAAAGAAAGAAGTGAATGGAATTTCAACAGAAGTCGTCTGCACAGAGTTCAGTAATTACATATTTGTAGTTCTAACTCAGTATGGCAAAGTTGGGACATTGATTTCAGTcacgtctgactccagatctaATGATATCAGCACCCCGACATTCTCCACCAAAGTGCTGCTGGGAAAGGACGAG CCACTGACACATGTCTGTGCCAAAAACCTGGCTTCCACCATTGCACAACAAGCTGGAAGGCCCATCTTGCTGGGATTGGCTCTGAAGGATACTTCTATGGattcaataaaacaaattaaagagaTCATCGAAAGCTGTAAGGTCTGgtag